The Bacillus sp. Y1 genome has a window encoding:
- a CDS encoding DeoR/GlpR family DNA-binding transcription regulator: MYQEERLVAILSYLKEHKRITVEEICSELEVSRDTARRDLVRLEEEGRIIRTRGGALLPTEHQMVMDYNHRLKVVSSEKQVIGEKAATFLKTGDAIILDASTTVQACAEHVENMECTIITNSINSAEILSKHPLVSIHLVGGELHKKHRYLFGSQAIEKLAQYSVDKAFIGAVGISEMGLTSAHEEDGMLKKKMMQQARQVIVLADHTKFGVNGFFQFGSFTDIDVLITDRMPSGDFMQLLQEKDVELVIAGEGEEEEND, from the coding sequence ATGTATCAAGAAGAACGTTTAGTAGCTATTCTTAGTTATTTAAAAGAACATAAACGAATTACTGTTGAAGAAATTTGTTCAGAACTAGAGGTTTCAAGAGATACCGCTAGAAGAGACTTGGTTCGCCTTGAAGAGGAAGGGCGAATTATCCGGACAAGAGGAGGAGCATTGCTTCCAACCGAACATCAGATGGTTATGGACTATAACCATCGTTTAAAGGTGGTTTCTAGTGAAAAGCAGGTGATTGGGGAAAAAGCCGCAACATTCCTAAAAACAGGAGATGCCATCATTTTAGATGCTTCAACTACAGTTCAAGCATGTGCCGAGCATGTAGAAAATATGGAATGTACGATTATTACCAATTCTATTAACTCTGCAGAAATTTTATCTAAACATCCGCTTGTTTCGATTCATCTCGTAGGAGGAGAGCTTCACAAAAAGCATCGTTATTTGTTTGGATCACAGGCGATTGAGAAATTGGCCCAGTATTCTGTTGATAAAGCTTTTATTGGAGCAGTGGGTATATCCGAAATGGGTTTGACAAGTGCGCATGAAGAGGATGGGATGTTAAAGAAAAAAATGATGCAGCAGGCTAGACAAGTGATTGTATTAGCAGATCATACAAAATTTGGAGTAAATGGTTTCTTTCAATTTGGAAGTTTTACAGATATAGATGTACTAATCACGGATCGTATGCCTAGTGGTGACTTTATGCAACTCTTACAAGAGAAAGATGTAGAGTTAGTCATAGCTGGCGAGGGGGAGGAAGAAGAAAATGACTAA
- a CDS encoding spore gernimation protein GerPD: protein MNFQVYNRDIHVGDIRVVGVSSSSILMVGDAETIQLASAFDTPAESLIIGPFVPLAVEGR from the coding sequence ATAAATTTCCAAGTATACAATCGTGATATACATGTGGGAGATATTCGAGTGGTCGGTGTATCGAGTTCTTCTATATTAATGGTAGGAGACGCGGAAACCATTCAACTGGCATCAGCGTTCGATACTCCTGCTGAATCTCTAATCATTGGCCCCTTTGTACCCTTAGCCGTAGAAGGTAGATAG
- a CDS encoding Cof-type HAD-IIB family hydrolase, with protein MTNLIAIDLDGTLLSHENTISAENMEALTFAHNQGVMVVIATGRSYHDVKNILNDCNFPITPWIISANGSTIHHPNGEKVHSVPIDKDAAEPILKWLEDENFYYEVFADNTLLTPQHGRELLSMEAEKLRTENPSVKEEDIQRALATQYSQTGFEFVPSYQDIISKDADIYNILAFSFHDEKLNRGKENFRGLKGLNIVSSGKHNFEFIHENSSKGKALEKLGEIIQIPLLKMAAVGDNYNDISMLTMVGRSAAMGNADDAVKEKAHEVTLENHEHGVAHFIYRLLKK; from the coding sequence ATGACTAATCTAATCGCAATTGACTTAGATGGTACATTATTGAGCCACGAAAATACCATCAGTGCTGAAAACATGGAGGCGTTGACTTTTGCCCATAATCAAGGAGTAATGGTCGTAATTGCAACAGGACGTTCTTATCACGATGTCAAAAACATACTGAATGATTGTAACTTTCCCATTACTCCATGGATTATTTCAGCGAATGGATCAACCATTCATCACCCGAACGGTGAGAAAGTCCACTCGGTTCCCATTGATAAAGATGCAGCAGAACCAATCTTGAAATGGCTTGAGGATGAAAACTTTTATTATGAAGTGTTTGCCGACAATACTTTACTTACACCACAGCATGGGAGAGAACTACTATCAATGGAAGCAGAAAAACTGAGAACGGAAAATCCCTCTGTCAAAGAAGAGGATATACAGCGGGCATTAGCGACTCAGTACAGTCAAACGGGATTTGAATTTGTCCCCTCCTATCAAGATATCATTAGTAAAGATGCAGACATTTATAATATTCTTGCCTTTTCCTTTCATGATGAAAAATTAAATAGAGGAAAAGAAAACTTCCGAGGTTTAAAAGGATTGAATATTGTTTCGTCGGGTAAACATAATTTTGAATTTATACATGAAAACTCCTCAAAAGGAAAGGCTTTAGAAAAATTAGGAGAAATCATACAAATTCCACTTCTAAAAATGGCAGCAGTGGGAGATAATTACAATGATATATCCATGTTAACGATGGTAGGAAGAAGTGCTGCCATGGGAAATGCTGATGATGCAGTAAAAGAAAAAGCACATGAGGTAACTCTTGAAAATCATGAACATGGAGTTGCTCATTTTATCTATCGTCTCCTAAAAAAATAG
- the addA gene encoding helicase-exonuclease AddAB subunit AddA — protein MASMKLPPKPSDVTWTDDQWKAIVANGQDILVAAAAGSGKTAVLVERMIKKIVSEDDPMDVDEMLVVTFTNASAAEMKHRMGEALEKAIDENPTSRHLRKQLSLLNKASISTLHSFCLEVIRKFYYKIEVDPGFRIADETEAQLLRDEVLDTLFEEEYGKEANTEFFDLVDMFSNDRSDAALQVIIRELYDFARSNPSPKSYLQSIIDMYDVDEETTIESLPFYQTLLFDIQLQLQGARGLFEAALEITKLPEGPSPRAETFIDDIRIIDRLVEASNHSWDELYNTLLSETFSKLKPCKKTDYDEVLLEKSQKLRDKGKKMVQALQAELFSRKPQSFIHDMKQMKSYIQTLVRLVEEFSIRFDFIKREKGLVDFADLEHYCLQILSDPQESTDHEFKPSEEAMSYRRQFKEVLVDEYQDTNMVQEAILNLVTKDEENTGNLFMVGDVKQSIYRFRLAEPNLFLGKYNRFTSQGDESGLRIDLARNFRSRKEVLHGTNYLFKQIMGVLVGEINYDEAAELITGASYPEEAVPVELLIINSDGKEEISSEEGDNEIQGDSFDEEELEQSQLEAKLIASKIHDLIQGRKPVYNPKTKSSKPASYKDIVILLRSMTWAPQIMEELKDQGIPVYANLSTGYFEATEVVIMMSLLHVIDNPYQDIPLASVLRSPIVGLTEEDLARIRMEDRRGSFYEALTSFYRKVPTEMNEEAHEKIVPFMENLSKWRTSARQGALSELLWQLFRETGFFDFVGGLPGGKQRQANLRALYDRARQYEETSFRGLFRFLRFIERMRERGDDLGAARALGESEDVVRIMTIHSSKGLEFPVVFVAGLGRQFNMMDIRKSYMLDKELGFSAKYVDPKKRISYPSLPQLAFKRKKKLEMLAEEMRVLYVALTRAKEYLYLLGTVKNVEKKLEDWEQFSTHSEWLLKEYDRQSAKGYLDWIGPSLIRHQECQELRNGKEIGHLVPEEISNHSSCWKIEVIDGVQLASMKETVLEEKDHLLELVIEGKELPVKSERNEQVLSQLEFKYEYFAPSTHRSKQSVSEVKRQRELQDEESGIELQKKFRKPLINRPRFMQEKSLTPAERGTAMHAVMQQIDLNKPITFDSITSQLNEMVQRELLTLEQLEVIDIDQVVQFFESELGVRLLSANTVLREIPFSLSLPASVVYVDWKGEEEAVLLQGIIDCVFEDENGPVLLDFKTDGIHDRYKGGYEEAKLILEDRYKVQIELYKRALEEIWKKKVNESYLFFFDGAHIMKMD, from the coding sequence ATGGCGAGCATGAAACTTCCACCGAAGCCGAGTGATGTGACTTGGACAGATGACCAGTGGAAAGCAATTGTTGCGAACGGACAGGATATATTAGTTGCTGCCGCAGCAGGGTCAGGAAAAACGGCCGTTCTTGTTGAGAGAATGATCAAGAAAATTGTTTCGGAAGATGATCCGATGGACGTTGATGAGATGCTAGTCGTTACCTTCACAAATGCTTCCGCGGCAGAAATGAAGCACCGTATGGGAGAGGCACTCGAGAAGGCGATTGATGAAAATCCCACATCGAGACATCTTCGAAAGCAACTAAGTTTATTAAATAAGGCAAGCATATCAACTCTTCATTCCTTTTGCTTAGAGGTAATTCGGAAGTTTTATTATAAAATTGAAGTTGATCCCGGTTTTAGAATTGCTGACGAAACGGAAGCACAGCTCTTAAGAGATGAGGTTTTAGATACTTTATTCGAAGAAGAGTACGGGAAGGAAGCTAATACTGAATTTTTTGATTTAGTTGATATGTTTTCAAATGACCGCAGTGATGCGGCACTTCAAGTGATTATCCGGGAGCTTTATGACTTTGCACGTTCAAATCCATCGCCCAAGAGCTATCTACAATCAATTATTGATATGTATGATGTAGATGAAGAAACAACGATCGAATCATTGCCCTTTTATCAGACACTTCTTTTCGATATCCAACTCCAGCTTCAAGGAGCAAGGGGCTTATTTGAAGCAGCTCTTGAAATAACGAAGCTTCCAGAAGGACCAAGTCCTCGAGCGGAAACTTTTATTGATGATATTAGAATCATTGATCGACTAGTTGAAGCAAGTAACCACTCGTGGGATGAGTTATATAACACACTGCTAAGTGAAACATTTTCAAAGCTAAAACCATGTAAAAAAACGGATTATGATGAGGTTTTATTAGAAAAATCCCAAAAACTTCGAGACAAAGGAAAGAAAATGGTTCAAGCCTTACAAGCTGAGCTTTTTTCGAGAAAACCGCAAAGCTTCATTCATGATATGAAACAAATGAAGTCATATATTCAAACATTGGTTAGACTTGTCGAGGAATTTTCTATACGATTCGATTTTATCAAGAGGGAAAAAGGACTCGTCGACTTTGCTGATTTAGAGCATTATTGTCTCCAGATTTTATCAGACCCACAAGAAAGTACGGACCATGAGTTCAAACCTTCTGAGGAAGCAATGTCCTATCGCCGTCAATTTAAAGAAGTTCTTGTGGATGAATATCAAGACACAAATATGGTACAGGAAGCGATATTAAATTTAGTAACTAAAGACGAAGAGAATACAGGGAATTTGTTTATGGTGGGAGATGTAAAGCAATCGATTTATCGCTTCCGCTTAGCAGAGCCGAATTTATTTTTGGGTAAATATAATCGATTTACCTCACAGGGTGACGAATCTGGGCTTCGAATTGATTTAGCTCGGAATTTCCGGAGCCGAAAGGAAGTCCTTCATGGAACCAACTATCTATTCAAGCAGATCATGGGTGTATTAGTTGGAGAAATCAACTATGATGAAGCAGCTGAGTTAATTACTGGTGCGTCCTACCCAGAGGAAGCTGTTCCAGTTGAGTTGTTGATTATTAATAGTGATGGTAAAGAGGAAATTTCGAGTGAAGAAGGAGATAATGAGATCCAAGGTGACTCCTTTGATGAAGAAGAACTGGAACAATCTCAGCTTGAAGCCAAGCTTATTGCGAGTAAAATACACGATCTGATTCAAGGGCGAAAGCCTGTTTACAATCCTAAAACAAAAAGCTCTAAGCCGGCTTCGTATAAAGATATTGTCATTTTGCTTCGATCTATGACGTGGGCTCCGCAGATTATGGAGGAGTTAAAAGATCAGGGAATTCCGGTTTATGCAAACCTTTCAACGGGTTATTTTGAAGCAACAGAAGTCGTTATTATGATGTCTCTGTTACATGTCATTGATAACCCATATCAGGATATCCCACTTGCTTCAGTTCTTCGCTCTCCGATTGTGGGCTTAACAGAAGAAGACCTGGCGCGAATTCGTATGGAGGATCGAAGGGGATCTTTTTACGAGGCTCTAACATCCTTTTACCGAAAAGTACCAACGGAAATGAATGAAGAGGCGCATGAGAAAATTGTTCCTTTTATGGAAAATTTATCAAAATGGCGGACGTCTGCTAGACAAGGTGCTTTATCAGAGTTACTTTGGCAGTTATTTCGCGAAACGGGATTCTTTGACTTTGTGGGCGGTTTGCCAGGCGGGAAGCAGAGGCAAGCGAATTTACGTGCTCTGTATGACCGTGCTCGACAATATGAGGAAACATCGTTCCGTGGGTTGTTCCGATTTCTTCGGTTTATCGAGCGCATGAGAGAACGTGGGGACGACCTAGGTGCTGCTCGCGCACTCGGGGAAAGTGAAGATGTTGTTCGAATCATGACTATTCACAGCAGCAAAGGATTAGAATTTCCAGTTGTGTTTGTGGCTGGATTGGGCCGTCAGTTCAATATGATGGATATCAGGAAATCCTATATGCTGGACAAGGAACTTGGCTTTTCTGCAAAGTATGTCGACCCTAAAAAGAGAATATCTTATCCATCGTTGCCCCAGCTTGCTTTTAAACGCAAAAAGAAACTTGAGATGCTAGCTGAAGAAATGCGTGTTTTGTATGTTGCATTAACCCGTGCAAAAGAGTACTTATATTTACTAGGAACCGTAAAGAATGTAGAAAAGAAACTTGAGGATTGGGAGCAGTTCTCAACCCATTCGGAATGGCTGCTAAAAGAGTACGACCGTCAATCAGCGAAGGGTTACCTAGACTGGATTGGGCCATCCTTAATTAGACATCAAGAATGTCAGGAGTTGCGAAATGGAAAGGAAATCGGACACTTAGTTCCAGAAGAGATTTCGAACCATTCATCGTGCTGGAAGATAGAAGTAATCGATGGAGTACAGTTGGCTTCTATGAAGGAAACGGTTTTAGAAGAAAAGGATCATTTATTAGAACTTGTAATAGAAGGAAAAGAACTTCCGGTTAAATCAGAGCGGAACGAACAGGTGCTTTCACAATTAGAGTTCAAATATGAATACTTCGCACCTTCCACTCATCGTTCCAAGCAGTCTGTCTCTGAAGTGAAAAGGCAAAGAGAATTGCAGGATGAAGAAAGTGGAATAGAATTGCAAAAAAAATTCAGGAAACCACTAATTAATCGTCCACGTTTTATGCAGGAAAAATCCTTAACTCCAGCCGAGCGAGGAACGGCTATGCATGCAGTGATGCAGCAGATTGATTTAAATAAACCAATCACCTTTGATAGCATTACGAGCCAATTAAATGAAATGGTTCAACGTGAACTGTTAACGCTAGAGCAGTTGGAGGTAATAGATATTGACCAGGTGGTACAATTTTTTGAATCGGAGCTTGGTGTTAGATTACTAAGTGCAAACACGGTCCTACGTGAGATTCCTTTCAGTTTATCTCTTCCTGCAAGCGTTGTGTATGTAGATTGGAAGGGAGAGGAAGAGGCCGTTCTCCTTCAAGGTATCATTGATTGTGTCTTTGAAGATGAGAACGGACCCGTCCTACTTGATTTTAAAACGGATGGAATTCATGATCGTTACAAGGGTGGATATGAAGAAGCGAAGTTGATTCTTGAAGATCGTTACAAAGTCCAAATTGAATTATATAAAAGAGCGTTAGAGGAAATATGGAAGAAGAAAGTTAATGAATCGTATTTATTCTTCTTCGATGGTGCACATATCATGAAAATGGACTAA
- a CDS encoding HNH endonuclease, with product MGKKPIVLGDCELCLRNHVEITIHHLTPKELGGAFLPTAKLCVPCHKQIHALYTNEELAARMNTIERLRDDETINKFVKWIQKQPASKLITVSKSKDRRQKKR from the coding sequence ATGGGGAAGAAACCAATCGTTCTTGGTGATTGTGAGCTTTGTTTGCGCAACCATGTCGAGATTACTATCCATCATCTAACACCGAAGGAGCTTGGAGGTGCTTTTTTACCGACAGCCAAGCTATGTGTCCCGTGTCATAAGCAAATTCATGCCCTTTATACAAATGAGGAATTGGCTGCTCGTATGAACACCATTGAACGACTACGTGATGACGAAACGATTAATAAGTTTGTGAAATGGATTCAGAAACAACCAGCTTCCAAGCTTATTACTGTTTCGAAATCAAAGGATAGAAGGCAAAAAAAGAGGTGA
- the addB gene encoding helicase-exonuclease AddAB subunit AddB gives MAVHLVIGRSGTGKTQLCLDEIREEMLQRPVGDPIVYLVPDQMTFSSEYKLITTPGLGGMIRTQVFSFSRLAWRVLQETGGNTRYHLNSVGINMLIRKIVEERKAELKLFNLSADKNGFIQQLEQMLVEFKRYLVRPEELLIQQQSEQMNKVLRDKLHDLELIYKHFEDALFGSYVDSEDYFKLLAEKIPLSHYLKDAEIYIDGFYSFTPQEYFIISQLMKHCKKVTITLTLDEPYNEKYPDELHLFRMNAETCQSLYEIARVEKLEIRETILSEQKRWQHPSLKHLETFFDTRPTTVFKGETAVTIGQAVNRRAEIEGIAREILSLVRTNNYRYKDIAIMMRNGHEYKDLIETVFDDYEIPFFVDQKRTMLHHPVIELIRSTLEVINGYWRYEPVFRAVKTELLYPLHVDSNKMREQMDQLENFVLAFGIQGDKWTRRDRWVYRRMRGLELESVAQTNKEKDLEQKLNELRLMISAPILRLSRRLKKAENGSKLAEALFLYLEELEIPAKLERWKIAEEEKGELTKAREHDQAWNGVIELLDQFVEMLGDEKISPKQFSNVLDAGLEALQFSLVPPAMDQVLGADLEKSRLTDVKVAFIIGITEGVLPAKFSEDGIFADEDREQLLQNGLKISASSKTRLLDEEFIAYKAFTTPSERLYVSYPLANSEGKALIASPYIKRMVDMFPDGEALSFMTEPSELAELEQLKFVAHQNTALAYLTSQLQLKKRNYPIYDLWWDVYNYYQSKPHFQRDVRKVLSSLTYENRTSKLSEETSKDLYGEEIQSSVSRMEMFHSCPFSHFSQHGLKLRERQVFKLEAPDIGELFHAALKYITETIVASKLSWSDVSKDEMENLAKQAVDLLAPKLQNEILLSSNRHHYIKRKLEQIIQRASLILRDHAKASGFAPVGLELPFGPTEQIKPAPFTLKNGTKMELVGRIDRVDKAAHDGEVFLRILDYKSSAKDVNVNEIYYGLALQMLTYLDIIISNSESLIGTKASPAGVVYFHVHNPMISTSKMLTLDEIETELFKKFKMNGLLLGEENVIKLMDQTLESGESTIISAGIKKDGSLTKRSKVASKEEFNQLRSYVRSMYVKTGNSIVDGAVQISPYKMKEKTPCTFCSFKSVCQFDESLQTNKYRMLKVEDKETVIEKMRKESVENGEHETSTEAE, from the coding sequence ATGGCAGTTCACTTAGTTATCGGGAGATCTGGAACTGGAAAAACGCAATTGTGTTTAGATGAGATAAGAGAAGAAATGCTGCAACGCCCAGTGGGAGATCCAATTGTTTACTTAGTACCTGACCAAATGACATTTTCTTCTGAATATAAATTGATTACAACACCTGGGCTTGGGGGAATGATTCGAACTCAGGTTTTTAGTTTTTCAAGACTAGCCTGGCGAGTGTTGCAGGAAACTGGTGGGAATACTAGGTACCATTTAAATAGTGTTGGTATTAATATGTTGATTCGTAAGATTGTTGAGGAGAGAAAAGCAGAATTAAAGCTCTTTAATCTTTCTGCTGACAAAAATGGGTTTATCCAGCAGCTCGAACAAATGTTGGTTGAATTTAAAAGATACTTAGTCAGACCAGAAGAGTTGCTCATTCAACAGCAATCTGAGCAAATGAATAAAGTCCTTCGTGATAAATTACATGATTTAGAGTTGATTTATAAACATTTTGAAGATGCCCTTTTTGGTTCATACGTGGACTCTGAGGATTATTTCAAATTATTAGCTGAAAAAATTCCGTTATCTCATTATCTTAAGGATGCAGAAATATATATTGACGGATTTTATAGTTTTACACCACAAGAGTATTTCATCATAAGTCAGCTCATGAAGCATTGTAAAAAAGTAACGATCACTCTTACTTTAGATGAGCCGTACAATGAAAAATATCCAGATGAATTGCATTTATTCCGTATGAATGCTGAGACTTGTCAAAGTCTTTATGAGATTGCTAGAGTAGAAAAATTAGAAATAAGAGAAACCATTTTATCTGAGCAAAAGAGATGGCAGCATCCATCACTCAAGCATTTGGAAACATTTTTTGATACGCGTCCTACAACTGTATTTAAAGGGGAAACTGCTGTTACGATTGGACAAGCAGTTAATCGTCGAGCGGAAATTGAAGGAATTGCACGCGAAATTCTATCACTTGTTCGAACAAATAATTATAGATACAAAGACATTGCCATTATGATGAGAAATGGTCATGAATACAAGGATTTAATTGAAACGGTCTTCGATGATTACGAAATTCCTTTCTTTGTGGATCAAAAACGTACGATGCTTCATCATCCTGTTATCGAACTTATTCGCTCCACGCTTGAAGTGATCAACGGATACTGGCGGTATGAACCTGTGTTTCGAGCGGTAAAAACAGAGCTTCTTTATCCGCTTCATGTCGATTCTAATAAAATGAGAGAGCAAATGGACCAGCTTGAAAACTTTGTCCTCGCGTTTGGAATTCAAGGAGATAAGTGGACAAGACGTGATCGGTGGGTATATCGCCGAATGAGAGGACTTGAATTAGAATCGGTTGCCCAAACGAATAAGGAAAAAGACCTCGAACAAAAGTTAAACGAGCTTCGACTGATGATCTCAGCACCGATCCTTCGCTTATCAAGAAGATTGAAAAAAGCTGAGAATGGCAGCAAATTAGCGGAGGCACTCTTTCTTTATCTGGAGGAATTAGAAATCCCTGCAAAGCTTGAGCGATGGAAAATTGCTGAAGAGGAAAAGGGAGAATTAACAAAAGCAAGAGAGCATGATCAAGCATGGAACGGTGTGATTGAGCTTTTGGATCAGTTTGTTGAAATGTTAGGGGATGAAAAAATTTCTCCAAAGCAGTTTTCAAATGTTTTGGATGCAGGATTAGAAGCACTGCAGTTCTCTTTAGTGCCCCCGGCAATGGACCAAGTGCTGGGTGCTGATCTCGAAAAATCCCGTCTAACCGATGTGAAAGTAGCTTTTATTATTGGAATAACTGAAGGGGTTCTACCTGCTAAATTTTCGGAGGATGGAATATTTGCCGATGAGGACCGGGAGCAGTTATTACAAAATGGTTTAAAGATTTCCGCGAGCAGTAAAACCCGTTTATTGGATGAGGAATTTATCGCCTACAAGGCTTTTACCACTCCGTCTGAGCGATTGTATGTTTCTTATCCACTAGCAAATTCTGAAGGAAAGGCATTAATAGCCTCGCCATATATTAAGAGAATGGTTGATATGTTCCCAGATGGTGAAGCTCTATCGTTCATGACTGAGCCTTCGGAGCTTGCTGAGTTGGAACAATTAAAATTTGTTGCACATCAAAATACGGCTTTGGCTTATTTAACTTCACAGCTTCAACTAAAGAAAAGAAATTACCCTATCTACGACTTATGGTGGGATGTGTATAACTATTACCAGTCAAAACCGCATTTTCAAAGGGACGTAAGGAAAGTACTTTCCAGCTTAACCTATGAAAATCGAACATCTAAGCTGTCCGAGGAGACAAGCAAGGATTTGTATGGAGAAGAAATCCAATCGAGTGTCAGTCGAATGGAAATGTTCCATAGCTGCCCGTTTTCACATTTCTCCCAGCATGGGTTAAAGCTTAGAGAACGCCAAGTATTTAAGCTGGAAGCACCGGATATTGGAGAGCTCTTTCACGCGGCATTAAAGTATATAACCGAAACAATTGTGGCCAGCAAATTGTCATGGTCAGATGTGTCAAAGGATGAAATGGAAAATTTGGCAAAACAAGCAGTGGATTTACTTGCACCAAAACTACAAAATGAAATTCTATTAAGCTCGAATCGCCACCATTATATTAAACGAAAGCTAGAACAAATTATTCAGCGGGCTTCGCTTATTTTACGTGACCATGCGAAGGCAAGTGGGTTTGCACCGGTAGGACTTGAATTACCATTTGGACCAACGGAACAAATAAAGCCTGCACCATTTACCTTGAAAAATGGAACAAAGATGGAGCTAGTGGGTCGTATTGACCGAGTAGACAAAGCCGCTCATGACGGTGAAGTGTTCCTGCGAATACTCGACTATAAATCCAGTGCAAAAGACGTAAATGTAAACGAAATTTATTATGGTTTGGCCCTGCAAATGCTTACGTATTTAGATATCATTATTTCAAACTCTGAATCTTTGATTGGTACTAAGGCTAGCCCAGCAGGGGTTGTGTATTTCCATGTGCATAATCCGATGATAAGTACGAGCAAAATGCTTACGTTAGATGAGATAGAAACAGAGCTTTTCAAAAAATTTAAGATGAATGGTTTATTGCTAGGCGAAGAAAATGTGATCAAACTCATGGATCAAACATTGGAGTCTGGTGAATCGACGATTATCTCTGCAGGAATTAAAAAAGACGGGTCGCTAACGAAAAGATCAAAAGTGGCTAGTAAGGAAGAATTTAATCAGTTGCGTTCGTATGTTAGAAGTATGTACGTAAAAACAGGAAATAGTATAGTCGACGGTGCCGTTCAAATTTCTCCTTATAAAATGAAGGAGAAAACACCTTGTACTTTTTGTTCTTTCAAGTCTGTTTGTCAATTCGATGAGTCATTACAGACCAATAAATATAGGATGCTGAAGGTTGAAGATAAGGAGACTGTAATAGAAAAAATGCGAAAGGAGAGTGTTGAAAATGGCGAGCATGAAACTTCCACCGAAGCCGAGTGA
- a CDS encoding spore germination protein has product MPAIIGPVQITTVSGGIVQFGDALYISPKSNSKSVTGAGAVNTGGIIITNNGLSASNVLDTNLIDQPTLGNN; this is encoded by the coding sequence ATGCCAGCTATTATCGGTCCTGTTCAAATTACAACGGTGAGTGGGGGAATTGTCCAATTTGGCGATGCACTCTACATCTCACCCAAAAGCAACTCTAAATCTGTCACTGGTGCTGGTGCTGTAAATACAGGCGGCATTATTATTACTAATAACGGATTGTCAGCTAGCAATGTGTTAGATACTAACTTAATAGATCAGCCAACATTAGGAAATAACTAG
- the gerPC gene encoding spore germination protein GerPC, which yields MNNEFYEYLRQLHQLVESQEHRIRALERSVLQMQKEISQLKERPPVHVDRIEYKFDQLKVESLDGTLNIGLNPSDLQGIDEFSVPNQSIKTPSPPKQMFQRTMELEDIVYEYMGNHLPAIFEKTQAKLQTNLDDSYYHFIEEDIKKQIPKRVEHYIREFSSVVIETEDRSRLEKTITDQFHKEMEHGVEVFIKNLPENVKGMKQE from the coding sequence ATGAATAATGAATTCTACGAATACTTAAGACAGCTTCACCAACTTGTTGAAAGCCAAGAACACCGGATTCGAGCTCTTGAACGAAGTGTATTACAAATGCAAAAAGAAATATCTCAACTCAAAGAAAGACCACCTGTTCATGTGGATAGAATTGAATACAAATTTGATCAACTCAAGGTAGAATCCCTTGATGGTACTTTAAATATTGGACTCAATCCATCGGATCTACAAGGAATCGATGAGTTCTCTGTTCCAAATCAATCCATCAAGACTCCTTCCCCTCCAAAGCAAATGTTCCAAAGAACAATGGAACTCGAGGATATAGTTTATGAATATATGGGCAATCATTTACCTGCGATCTTTGAGAAAACCCAAGCAAAACTGCAAACAAATCTCGATGATTCGTATTATCACTTTATCGAGGAAGATATTAAAAAACAAATACCAAAAAGAGTAGAACATTATATACGCGAGTTTTCCTCCGTAGTTATAGAAACCGAGGACCGTTCACGTTTAGAGAAAACGATAACTGACCAGTTTCACAAGGAAATGGAGCATGGAGTTGAGGTTTTTATTAAGAATTTACCGGAGAATGTGAAAGGGATGAAACAGGAATGA
- a CDS encoding spore germination protein GerPE, protein MLQRSSSVKHIHITNAALSSVIQLGDSKIINGLNRAIAVQREKQLFIGDEEDFSKYPIFQRPIIFPQDNEEVMITSFHQNPMIHVNSINVIAFSSSSILHVGNTDSINMEARVKHIRQLLTRHNRS, encoded by the coding sequence ATGCTTCAACGGTCAAGTTCTGTTAAACATATTCACATTACAAATGCAGCTCTATCATCCGTCATTCAACTTGGGGATTCAAAAATTATTAATGGTCTAAATAGAGCGATTGCTGTGCAACGAGAAAAGCAGTTGTTTATTGGTGATGAGGAGGATTTCTCAAAATATCCCATCTTTCAACGCCCCATTATTTTTCCTCAAGATAACGAAGAAGTGATGATCACTTCCTTTCATCAAAATCCAATGATTCATGTGAATAGCATTAATGTCATTGCCTTTTCCTCCTCCTCAATTCTTCATGTTGGAAATACAGATTCAATCAATATGGAAGCAAGAGTAAAGCATATTCGTCAGCTTTTAACAAGACATAATAGGAGCTGA